The Candidatus Zymogenus saltonus genome contains the following window.
GTCCACGACCGCCGTGACGACGCCCACGATTGTCCCGTCGCCGCCGCCGGAGAAGATTATGTCGTAATCCTTTTTCAATATATCCGCTACGGCTCCGTCAACCTCGTCAAGCGCCCTCGTGTAGTAGAGGTTTTCGCCGCCGACTATCGAGACAAGCCTCTTGACCACCTGGTTGTTTACCCGGCTGGCGTTCCCGTTCAGGATAACGGCTATTTTGTGTCCCGCTTCGGCCATAGTTCGATAATGAGTGAATTTGTGATCAAGGCTTTCTAAAAAAATATGTTATGGGATTTTATAAGGCGTGTCAAACCAAATGTCAAACGAATTATCGACTAAAAAATGAAATTAAAAAAGTCAAATTAAAAAGTCTTGACTATGAATTTTTTAAGATATATCATATATTCGCAGCGGGGTGGGGCATGAGGGGTGCGGAAAATGCAGGGTACTTGCCAAACGGGGGCCAAAATTTCCACTTTGGAAATATTCAAGATCGCAGGGATCCAGTTTAGGGCCACAGAAGACCTCAGACGAAACATCGAAAAGGGGAAGGAGCTCCTCGCTCTCGCCCACAAAGAGGGAGTTAAGGTCGTCTCTTTCGCAGAGCTCTTCCATCTCCCGTGGTTTCCCCACACGAGGGAAGCGGACCCCGCGCCGCTCTCCGAGACCATACCCGGCCCCATTGTCGAGGAGTTTTCCCCCCTGGCTAAAAAGATGGACGCCGTTGTTGTCCTTCCGATTCTCGAGGTGGAGAGGGGGAGGGTCAAAAATGGAGATAGTAATAAAAGTGGGGGTAGATATTACAACGCCGCCGCGGTTATAGACGCCGACGGAAAATATCTCGGCAAGTACAGAAAGGTGCACATTCCCCAATTGCCCCTCTGGTTCGAGAAGGACTACTTCACCCCCGGCGGCGGAAAGGGGTCGAAAGACCCGTTTCCGGTCTTTCAGACGAAGTATCTAAAGCTCGGCGTCCAGATATGCTGGGATAATTTCTTCCCGGAGGGAAGCAGGGCCCTTGGGCTTAAAGGGTCGGAGCTCATCGTGGCTCCCACGGCCGCCGCCATGAAGACCCACGAGAGGTGGGAGAAGGTCATCTCGGCAAATGCGATAACAAACGGGCTTTTTGCCATGCGCGTAAATAGGACGGGGAGCGAAACGGCCCAGGACTTCTACGGTGAAAGCTTCTGCGTTGACCCGAACGGCGAGATGATAGGAGAGCCGTCCGGAATGAACGACGGGGTCTCCATCTTCGAGATTAATCTTAAGATGATCAAAGAGGTAAGGGAGATGTGGCCGTTTTTTAAAGACCGTCGCCCCGAGCTTTACGGGCAAAGGTCGTGCCCGTCCCTTAAACTCGGGATTAAGAAGAAGTTTGGGGCCAAATTATAAATGAAAGAAGGGTTTAAAGATTAATTGATTCTATATTGAAATAATTCGTTTTCCCTTTAATACTTTTGTGTTAAAATACAAGCATAAACAGCAATCAGCTGAAGCAGGTATAAGAAGATCAAAAAAAATAAATATAAATAAAATGTTTTAGCAAATTCGGGAGGGGGCTTGCCATGACGCTCGAAAAGAAACTCTGTGCCGTTTGTGCATGGAGGAGAAACTGCAAGAAGAAATTTTCTACTTCCTCAGGTGGGGCCCTCTATTGTTCAGACTTTACAAAAGACCTCTCCATAAAAGAAGAGCCTGATGTGGATCTGATGGAGAATGGAGGGGGAGCGGCCGACGGGAAAAAGAAGGATAAGTACTGGAAGTGGTAGGCGGCGATATTCAACGGGGGAGGGGGGAGAAGGACGAGGGGTTGGGGGGGTGGGAGGTTCGGGGGTGGGAGGTTAAGGGTGTTGGGAGTGAGAGGGGGGGGTCTTTTAAAAAGTGGAGAGTAATACATTAAGAAGTAGCATTAAACGATAGAGGGGGAAAAGGCTCGTTTTGATAAAAAATAAGCTCGCCAAAATCGTGCGGGTTGTAATATCCGATCTTAAGGAGGAGGGCTTAATAAGTACGGAGCTCTTGCCGGAGCCGCAGATCGAAACGCCGAAAGATCAACGGCACGGCGACTTCGCCTCGAACATCGCTATGGTTCTCGCATCGATGGAGAATAAAAATCCAAGGGAGCTTGCGGACAGGATCGCAGGCGCCATCAAGGGGAATGACATCTCCGATGCGAAGGCGATCGTAAAGGATGTCAAGGTAGCGGGGCCCGGGTTTATCAATTTCACCCTTAATGATTCGGTTTGGCACGATTCCTTGAGGGAGGTCCTGTCTAATGAGGAGGATTACGGGAGATCGGATGTCGGGGACGGTCAGCGCGTTCAGATCGAGTTCGTCAGCGCAAATCCGACGGGCCCGCTCCATATAGGCCACGCCAGGGGGGCTGTGGTGGGGGATGTTCTCGCCTCAATTCTATCAAAGGCCGGATTTTACGTAGAAAGGGAATATTATATAAACGACGCCGGGGTTCAGATGGGAACCCTCGGGCGAAGCGTATATTCCCGCTGCCTGGAACATTTCGGGAGGGAAGTTGTCTATCCTGATAACTACTACCAGGGCGAATATATCGGGGAGATAGCCGGGAAGCTGGCCGAAAAAGAGGGGGAAGGCCTCCTTA
Protein-coding sequences here:
- a CDS encoding acyltransferase; the protein is MEIFKIAGIQFRATEDLRRNIEKGKELLALAHKEGVKVVSFAELFHLPWFPHTREADPAPLSETIPGPIVEEFSPLAKKMDAVVVLPILEVERGRVKNGDSNKSGGRYYNAAAVIDADGKYLGKYRKVHIPQLPLWFEKDYFTPGGGKGSKDPFPVFQTKYLKLGVQICWDNFFPEGSRALGLKGSELIVAPTAAAMKTHERWEKVISANAITNGLFAMRVNRTGSETAQDFYGESFCVDPNGEMIGEPSGMNDGVSIFEINLKMIKEVREMWPFFKDRRPELYGQRSCPSLKLGIKKKFGAKL